A genome region from Panthera leo isolate Ple1 chromosome A2, P.leo_Ple1_pat1.1, whole genome shotgun sequence includes the following:
- the PLPP2 gene encoding phospholipid phosphatase 2 isoform X2, producing MERRWVFVLLDVLCVLVASLPFAILTLVNAPYKRGFYCGDDSIRYPYRPDTITHGLMAGVTITATIILPSHECPQRLPVQVSAGEAYLVYTDRLYSRSDFNNYVAAVYKVLGTFLFGAAVSQSLTDLAKYMIGRLRPNFLAVCDPDWSRVNCSVYVQVEKVCRGSPANVTESRLSFYSGHSSFGMYCMMFLALYVQARLCWKWARLLRPTVQFFLLAFALYVGYTRVSDHKHHWSDVLVGLLQGALVAGLTVRYVSDFFKSRPPQRCLEEEELGRKPSLSLTLTLGEADRNHYGYPVSSS from the exons atGGAGCGGAGGTGGGTCTTCGTGCTGCTCGACGTGCTGTGCGTGCTGGTCG cctctctgccttTTGCCATCCTGACGCTTGTGAACGCACCATATAAGCGAGGGTTCTACTGTGGAGATGACTCCATCCGGTACCCCTACCGTCCAGACACCATCACCCACGGGCTCATGGCTGGGGTCACCATCACAGCCACCATCATCCTT CCCAGCCATGAGTGCCCTCAGCGGCTCCCTGTGCAGGTCTCTGCCGGGGAGGCCTACCTGGTGTACACAGACCGCCTCTATTCCCGCTCCGACTTCAACAACTACGTGGCGGCCGTCTACAAGGTGTTGGGGACGTTCCTGTTTGGGGCTGCGGTGAGTCAGTCGCTCACCGACCTGGCCAAGTACATGATCGGCCGTCTGCGGCCCAACTTCCTGGCGGTGTGTGACCCTGACTGGAGCCGCGTCAACTGCTCCGTGTACGTGCAGGTGGAGAAGGTGTGCAGGGGAAGCCCCGCCAACGTCACCGAGTCCAG ACTGTCTTTCTATTCTGGACACTCCTCCTTTGGGATGTACTGCATGATGTTCTTGGCG CTCTACGTGCAGGCACGGCTTTGCTGGAAGTGGGCGCGGCTTCTGCGGCCCACAGTGCAGTTTTTCCTGCTGGCCTTTGCTCTCTACGTCGGCTACACCCGCGTGTCTGACCACAAGCACCACTGGAGTGATGTCCTTGTTGGCCTCCTGCAGGGGGCACTGGTGGCCGGCCTCACG GTTCGCTATGTCTCGGATTTCTTTAAGTCCCGGCCCCCACAGcgctgcctggaggaggaggagctgggacgGAAGCCCAGCCTGTCACTGACTCTGACCCTGGGTGAAGCTGACCGCAACCACTATGGGTACCCGGTCTCCTCCTCTTGA
- the PLPP2 gene encoding phospholipid phosphatase 2 isoform X1 translates to MERRWVFVLLDVLCVLVASLPFAILTLVNAPYKRGFYCGDDSIRYPYRPDTITHGLMAGVTITATIILLPPQPSHECPQRLPVQVSAGEAYLVYTDRLYSRSDFNNYVAAVYKVLGTFLFGAAVSQSLTDLAKYMIGRLRPNFLAVCDPDWSRVNCSVYVQVEKVCRGSPANVTESRLSFYSGHSSFGMYCMMFLALYVQARLCWKWARLLRPTVQFFLLAFALYVGYTRVSDHKHHWSDVLVGLLQGALVAGLTVRYVSDFFKSRPPQRCLEEEELGRKPSLSLTLTLGEADRNHYGYPVSSS, encoded by the exons atGGAGCGGAGGTGGGTCTTCGTGCTGCTCGACGTGCTGTGCGTGCTGGTCG cctctctgccttTTGCCATCCTGACGCTTGTGAACGCACCATATAAGCGAGGGTTCTACTGTGGAGATGACTCCATCCGGTACCCCTACCGTCCAGACACCATCACCCACGGGCTCATGGCTGGGGTCACCATCACAGCCACCATCATCCTT TTGCCTCCCCAGCCCAGCCATGAGTGCCCTCAGCGGCTCCCTGTGCAGGTCTCTGCCGGGGAGGCCTACCTGGTGTACACAGACCGCCTCTATTCCCGCTCCGACTTCAACAACTACGTGGCGGCCGTCTACAAGGTGTTGGGGACGTTCCTGTTTGGGGCTGCGGTGAGTCAGTCGCTCACCGACCTGGCCAAGTACATGATCGGCCGTCTGCGGCCCAACTTCCTGGCGGTGTGTGACCCTGACTGGAGCCGCGTCAACTGCTCCGTGTACGTGCAGGTGGAGAAGGTGTGCAGGGGAAGCCCCGCCAACGTCACCGAGTCCAG ACTGTCTTTCTATTCTGGACACTCCTCCTTTGGGATGTACTGCATGATGTTCTTGGCG CTCTACGTGCAGGCACGGCTTTGCTGGAAGTGGGCGCGGCTTCTGCGGCCCACAGTGCAGTTTTTCCTGCTGGCCTTTGCTCTCTACGTCGGCTACACCCGCGTGTCTGACCACAAGCACCACTGGAGTGATGTCCTTGTTGGCCTCCTGCAGGGGGCACTGGTGGCCGGCCTCACG GTTCGCTATGTCTCGGATTTCTTTAAGTCCCGGCCCCCACAGcgctgcctggaggaggaggagctgggacgGAAGCCCAGCCTGTCACTGACTCTGACCCTGGGTGAAGCTGACCGCAACCACTATGGGTACCCGGTCTCCTCCTCTTGA
- the PLPP2 gene encoding phospholipid phosphatase 2 isoform X3 — MERRWVFVLLDVLCVLVASLPFAILTLVNAPYKRGFYCGDDSIRYPYRPDTITHGLMAGVTITATIILVSAGEAYLVYTDRLYSRSDFNNYVAAVYKVLGTFLFGAAVSQSLTDLAKYMIGRLRPNFLAVCDPDWSRVNCSVYVQVEKVCRGSPANVTESRLSFYSGHSSFGMYCMMFLALYVQARLCWKWARLLRPTVQFFLLAFALYVGYTRVSDHKHHWSDVLVGLLQGALVAGLTVRYVSDFFKSRPPQRCLEEEELGRKPSLSLTLTLGEADRNHYGYPVSSS, encoded by the exons atGGAGCGGAGGTGGGTCTTCGTGCTGCTCGACGTGCTGTGCGTGCTGGTCG cctctctgccttTTGCCATCCTGACGCTTGTGAACGCACCATATAAGCGAGGGTTCTACTGTGGAGATGACTCCATCCGGTACCCCTACCGTCCAGACACCATCACCCACGGGCTCATGGCTGGGGTCACCATCACAGCCACCATCATCCTT GTCTCTGCCGGGGAGGCCTACCTGGTGTACACAGACCGCCTCTATTCCCGCTCCGACTTCAACAACTACGTGGCGGCCGTCTACAAGGTGTTGGGGACGTTCCTGTTTGGGGCTGCGGTGAGTCAGTCGCTCACCGACCTGGCCAAGTACATGATCGGCCGTCTGCGGCCCAACTTCCTGGCGGTGTGTGACCCTGACTGGAGCCGCGTCAACTGCTCCGTGTACGTGCAGGTGGAGAAGGTGTGCAGGGGAAGCCCCGCCAACGTCACCGAGTCCAG ACTGTCTTTCTATTCTGGACACTCCTCCTTTGGGATGTACTGCATGATGTTCTTGGCG CTCTACGTGCAGGCACGGCTTTGCTGGAAGTGGGCGCGGCTTCTGCGGCCCACAGTGCAGTTTTTCCTGCTGGCCTTTGCTCTCTACGTCGGCTACACCCGCGTGTCTGACCACAAGCACCACTGGAGTGATGTCCTTGTTGGCCTCCTGCAGGGGGCACTGGTGGCCGGCCTCACG GTTCGCTATGTCTCGGATTTCTTTAAGTCCCGGCCCCCACAGcgctgcctggaggaggaggagctgggacgGAAGCCCAGCCTGTCACTGACTCTGACCCTGGGTGAAGCTGACCGCAACCACTATGGGTACCCGGTCTCCTCCTCTTGA